The following coding sequences lie in one Flavobacterium sp. 20NA77.7 genomic window:
- a CDS encoding carboxypeptidase-like regulatory domain-containing protein, which produces MNRISVVILLLFSYQVFAQTDSLAVKIKAKLVSVTDHKAISGVTVINKTSSLTTVSDENGNFELLTHPNDVLFFSHIAYSFLKIEATPVWIATLNKQISLAERTNEIEAVLITGYQLTGYLEIDTKLIPVNENRRFNIVGLNLGYEPGSKAPKAAQNMINALSNPVDLVYSLFNKSEKDVKRLMEIKKDENFKKILSQKTDREAIAMLLQLSKSDIAKILEKCNYSKVFIDSASDLQVLDALATAYSDYQVLKNK; this is translated from the coding sequence ATGAATCGTATTAGTGTTGTTATTTTACTACTTTTTAGTTACCAAGTTTTTGCGCAAACTGATTCGCTTGCTGTTAAAATTAAAGCAAAGTTGGTTTCTGTTACAGATCATAAAGCCATTTCTGGCGTTACGGTAATTAATAAAACAAGTTCTTTAACAACTGTATCCGATGAAAATGGAAACTTTGAGCTATTAACACATCCAAATGATGTATTGTTTTTTTCACATATTGCTTACAGTTTCTTAAAAATAGAAGCAACGCCAGTATGGATAGCTACGTTGAACAAACAAATAAGTTTAGCGGAACGAACTAACGAGATTGAAGCCGTGCTTATTACAGGGTATCAGTTAACGGGGTATTTAGAAATAGACACTAAATTAATTCCTGTAAACGAAAATAGACGATTTAATATTGTAGGCTTAAATTTAGGATATGAACCTGGTTCTAAAGCACCAAAAGCCGCCCAAAACATGATAAATGCATTGAGTAATCCGGTTGATTTGGTATATTCTTTATTTAATAAAAGTGAAAAAGATGTAAAACGGTTGATGGAAATTAAAAAAGACGAAAATTTCAAGAAAATTTTAAGCCAAAAAACAGATAGAGAAGCTATTGCTATGTTGCTACAATTAAGTAAAAGTGATATTGCAAAAATTTTAGAAAAATGCAATTATTCAAAAGTTTTTATCGATTCAGCTAGTGATTTGCAAGTTTTAGATGCTTTGGCAACAGCCTATTCCGATTATCAAGTATTAAAGAATAAATAA
- a CDS encoding DEAD/DEAH box helicase → MNKFEQLGLNESLLKAIGDLGFETPSEVQEKAIPLLLEEDTDIVALAQTGTGKTAAFGFPLIQKIDPFNRQTQALILSPTRELCLQITNEIKLYSKYIDGLHTVAVYGGASINDQAREVKRGAQVIVATPGRMQDMINRGMVNIKNISICVLDEADEMLNMGFYEDITSILSDTPKDKNTWLFSATMPQEVARIAKEFMKNPQEITVGHKNSSSANISHEYYLVNARDRYEGLKRLADANPDIFSVIFCRTKRDTQAVAEKLIEDGYNAAALHGDLSQAQRDGVMKSFRGRQIQMLVATDVAARGIDVDNITHVINYQLPDEIETYTHRSGRTGRAGKSGTSFVIITKSEIRKIHSIERIIKTKFEEKAIPSGMEICEIQLLHLANKIKDTETDHTIDTYLPSIMDLLQDIPKEDLIKKVVSIEFNRFLNYYKKSKDLTQIPGKAGEVPTSGAVRYFINIGSRDDYDWMTLKDFLRDTLDVGRDDIFKVDVKEGFSFFNTDAELADKVMSILNEIKVNGRKINVEISKNDGGKNQGRRDHGGRDRKRDGGGFSGRREGGNREGGFRREGGAPRSDSRPRREGGSERKFESRDGARRTEGRSERRTTTSDSRSMFDKAKRSRRS, encoded by the coding sequence ATGAATAAATTTGAGCAATTAGGGTTAAACGAATCGTTGTTAAAAGCAATAGGTGATTTAGGATTCGAAACCCCGTCAGAAGTACAGGAGAAGGCAATCCCACTATTATTGGAAGAAGACACAGATATCGTCGCTCTTGCCCAAACAGGAACAGGAAAAACCGCAGCTTTTGGTTTTCCACTAATCCAAAAAATTGATCCATTCAACAGACAAACACAAGCGTTAATTCTTTCTCCAACAAGAGAATTGTGTTTGCAAATTACAAACGAAATCAAATTATACTCTAAGTACATCGACGGTCTTCATACTGTTGCAGTTTACGGTGGCGCGAGTATCAATGATCAAGCGCGTGAGGTTAAAAGAGGGGCACAAGTTATTGTGGCTACACCGGGTAGAATGCAAGATATGATTAACAGAGGCATGGTGAATATTAAAAACATCAGCATCTGTGTTCTTGATGAGGCAGACGAAATGTTAAATATGGGTTTCTATGAAGATATTACAAGTATCTTATCAGACACGCCAAAAGACAAAAACACATGGTTATTCTCGGCAACAATGCCGCAAGAAGTAGCAAGAATCGCTAAAGAATTTATGAAAAACCCGCAAGAAATTACGGTAGGTCATAAAAACTCTAGTTCAGCAAACATTTCTCACGAATATTATTTAGTTAATGCACGTGATAGATACGAGGGATTAAAAAGATTAGCGGATGCGAATCCAGATATTTTCTCCGTAATTTTTTGTAGAACAAAAAGAGATACACAAGCGGTTGCAGAAAAATTAATTGAAGACGGATACAATGCTGCTGCATTACACGGAGATTTATCGCAAGCACAACGTGATGGCGTAATGAAATCGTTTCGTGGAAGACAAATTCAAATGCTTGTGGCTACAGACGTTGCCGCTCGTGGAATTGACGTAGACAACATTACGCACGTAATCAATTATCAATTACCAGACGAAATTGAAACTTATACACACCGTTCAGGTCGTACAGGTCGTGCCGGAAAATCAGGTACTTCGTTTGTAATTATTACAAAAAGTGAAATCAGAAAAATTCACTCAATCGAGAGAATTATCAAAACGAAATTCGAAGAAAAAGCGATTCCTTCTGGAATGGAAATCTGCGAAATTCAGTTGTTACACTTAGCTAATAAAATTAAAGATACAGAAACAGATCATACTATTGATACCTATTTGCCTTCTATTATGGATTTGTTACAAGACATTCCTAAAGAAGACTTAATTAAAAAAGTAGTTTCAATAGAATTTAATCGTTTCTTAAACTATTATAAAAAATCAAAAGATTTAACTCAAATCCCAGGTAAAGCAGGAGAAGTTCCTACGTCGGGTGCAGTTAGATACTTTATCAATATTGGTTCAAGAGATGATTATGATTGGATGACATTAAAAGATTTTTTAAGAGATACACTTGATGTAGGACGTGATGATATCTTTAAAGTGGATGTAAAAGAAGGTTTTTCTTTCTTTAATACAGATGCAGAATTAGCTGACAAAGTAATGTCTATTTTGAATGAAATCAAAGTTAATGGAAGAAAGATTAACGTTGAAATTTCTAAAAATGACGGAGGCAAAAACCAAGGAAGAAGAGACCATGGCGGTAGAGATCGTAAACGTGATGGTGGAGGATTTTCTGGCAGACGTGAAGGTGGAAATCGTGAAGGCGGATTTAGACGTGAAGGTGGCGCTCCAAGATCAGATAGTAGACCAAGACGTGAGGGTGGAAGCGAAAGAAAATTTGAATCACGAGATGGCGCAAGAAGAACTGAAGGACGTTCTGAAAGAAGAACAACAACAAGTGATTCTCGTTCTATGTTTGATAAAGCAAAACGTTCAAGAAGAAGTTAA
- a CDS encoding non-canonical purine NTP diphosphatase — protein sequence MKLVFASNNKHKIAEIQQLVGDKFQILSLEAIGCTEDIPETADTIEGNAILKADYITKHYNMPCFADDTGLEIEALHGEPGVYSARYAGSQRNSEDNMGLVLANLRNETNRAAQFKTIIALHLGQEQYVFEGIVKGQITLEKRGENGFGYDPIFQPEDYTKTFAQMTLEEKAAISHRARAVVKLIDFLERMF from the coding sequence TTGAAACTAGTCTTCGCATCAAATAACAAACATAAAATTGCCGAAATTCAACAATTGGTCGGTGATAAATTTCAAATACTTTCCCTTGAAGCTATTGGATGTACAGAGGATATTCCTGAAACAGCTGATACAATTGAAGGAAACGCTATTTTAAAAGCAGATTATATAACTAAGCATTATAATATGCCTTGTTTTGCGGATGATACGGGACTAGAAATAGAAGCTTTGCATGGTGAGCCTGGTGTGTATTCGGCGCGTTATGCTGGTTCACAACGAAATTCAGAGGACAATATGGGACTCGTATTGGCTAATTTGAGGAATGAAACAAATAGAGCAGCCCAATTTAAAACAATAATTGCCTTACATTTAGGTCAAGAACAATATGTATTTGAAGGAATTGTAAAAGGGCAAATTACCTTAGAAAAAAGAGGTGAGAATGGATTTGGCTATGATCCTATTTTTCAACCGGAAGACTATACAAAGACCTTTGCACAAATGACTTTAGAGGAAAAGGCAGCTATAAGTCATAGAGCTAGAGCAGTGGTAAAATTAATCGATTTTTTAGAGAGAATGTTTTAG
- a CDS encoding quinone-dependent dihydroorotate dehydrogenase, which yields MLYKVFIRPILFCFDPEKVHYFTFSVLRFINRIPFVSKVFNSFYHFEDKRLEKEVFGLKFKNPVGLAAGFDKDAKLYKELAQLGFGFIEIGTLTPKAQEGNPKKRLFRLQEDNGIINRMGFNNGGVLEAVERLKKNNGQVLIGGNIGKNKVTSNENATDDYVICFEALYDYVDYFVVNVSSPNTPNLRELQEKEPLTKLLQTLQDLNDQKAVTLSLSNGKPILLKIAPDLTDEQLVDIIDIVNETNIAGVIATNTTISRDGLTSENKVETGGLSGKPLTKRSTEVIRFLAEKSNHAFPVIGVGGIHTAEDAIEKLNAGASLVQLYTGFIYEGPQLIKKINKRLLEK from the coding sequence ATGCTCTATAAAGTATTCATAAGACCCATATTATTTTGTTTTGATCCTGAAAAGGTGCATTATTTTACATTTTCAGTTTTACGTTTCATAAATAGAATACCATTTGTTTCTAAAGTTTTTAATTCATTTTATCATTTTGAAGATAAAAGATTAGAAAAAGAAGTCTTTGGATTAAAATTTAAAAATCCAGTCGGTTTAGCAGCAGGATTTGATAAAGATGCAAAGTTATATAAAGAGTTAGCCCAACTTGGTTTTGGTTTTATTGAGATAGGTACCTTAACTCCAAAAGCACAAGAAGGAAATCCTAAAAAAAGACTATTTCGTTTGCAAGAAGATAATGGTATTATTAATAGAATGGGATTCAATAACGGAGGTGTTTTAGAAGCTGTAGAACGTTTAAAGAAAAATAATGGGCAAGTTTTGATTGGAGGAAACATTGGGAAAAATAAAGTCACATCAAATGAAAATGCTACCGATGATTATGTGATTTGTTTCGAAGCGTTATATGATTATGTAGATTATTTTGTAGTCAACGTAAGTTCGCCAAACACGCCTAATTTAAGAGAATTACAAGAAAAAGAACCGTTGACAAAATTATTACAGACGTTGCAAGATTTGAATGATCAAAAAGCTGTTACCCTGAGCTTGTCGAATGGGAAACCAATTCTTTTAAAAATTGCTCCCGATTTAACAGATGAACAATTAGTAGATATTATTGATATAGTAAACGAAACGAACATTGCAGGTGTAATCGCAACCAACACCACTATTTCTCGTGACGGATTAACTTCTGAAAACAAGGTAGAAACTGGTGGATTATCTGGAAAACCATTGACCAAACGCTCTACAGAAGTGATTAGATTTTTAGCAGAGAAAAGTAATCACGCTTTTCCAGTTATTGGAGTAGGAGGTATTCATACCGCTGAAGATGCAATTGAAAAATTAAATGCGGGCGCGAGCTTAGTTCAGTTATACACAGGATTTATTTATGAAGGCCCTCAGTTGATTAAAAAAATTAATAAGAGACTATTGGAAAAATAA
- the ygiD gene encoding 4,5-DOPA-extradiol-dioxygenase, with product MKNINQLYTYKDHLPNTEKIPVLFLGHGSPMNAIEENEFVAGFRNIAKTIPTPTAILCISAHWFTKGTKVTAMESPQTIHDFGGFPKELFAVQYPAKGSPELAQLTKELTLPTTVELNHDWGLDHGAWSVIKHLYPDATVPVIQMSIDYSLSAEQHFELAQKLQILRNKGILIIGSGNIIHNLQLIDWQNFNKDNHGYDWAKEAHADFTNYLLNEDFKSLLNYQNHSQAWNLAIPTPDHYLPLLYTLGLKNKSEELQLFNDKFVAGSLSMTSVKIG from the coding sequence ATGAAAAACATAAACCAATTATACACTTACAAAGATCATTTACCTAATACAGAAAAAATACCTGTATTGTTTTTAGGCCATGGAAGCCCTATGAATGCGATTGAAGAAAATGAATTTGTTGCTGGTTTTAGAAACATAGCCAAAACCATTCCTACTCCAACTGCTATTTTATGTATTTCTGCACACTGGTTTACCAAAGGCACAAAAGTTACAGCCATGGAATCACCACAAACGATTCATGATTTTGGTGGTTTTCCAAAAGAATTATTTGCTGTACAATATCCTGCGAAAGGATCTCCTGAATTGGCACAATTAACCAAAGAGTTAACACTTCCAACAACAGTGGAATTAAACCACGATTGGGGATTAGATCATGGTGCATGGAGTGTAATTAAACATTTATATCCTGATGCAACTGTTCCCGTAATTCAAATGAGTATTGACTATAGCTTAAGCGCTGAGCAACATTTTGAATTGGCTCAAAAATTACAAATACTACGAAATAAAGGAATATTAATTATAGGAAGTGGTAATATCATCCATAATTTACAATTAATAGATTGGCAAAATTTTAATAAAGATAATCACGGATACGATTGGGCAAAAGAAGCCCATGCAGATTTTACTAATTACCTATTAAATGAAGACTTTAAATCACTACTAAATTATCAAAATCACAGTCAAGCATGGAATTTAGCGATACCAACGCCAGACCATTATTTACCATTATTGTATACGTTAGGATTAAAAAACAAAAGTGAAGAATTACAACTATTTAATGACAAGTTTGTTGCAGGATCTTTAAGTATGACTTCGGTGAAGATTGGGTAA
- a CDS encoding ExbD/TolR family protein, with protein MAIKRNKRFHAEVHASSMSDIMFFLLLFFLIISTLANPNVIKMTLPKSKTNEKTNKQLVSISVTEEKLYYIDKQQVPFEQLEKELLAKVGNDKEQTVVVRIPFNLQVQDLVDVLQIGVKNNMKFVIATNSK; from the coding sequence ATGGCAATTAAAAGAAATAAACGTTTTCATGCCGAAGTACATGCTTCCTCTATGAGCGATATCATGTTCTTTTTGCTATTATTTTTCTTAATTATTTCCACATTGGCAAACCCTAATGTGATAAAAATGACATTGCCAAAATCGAAAACGAATGAAAAAACAAATAAACAATTAGTAAGTATTTCGGTTACAGAAGAAAAATTATACTACATAGATAAACAACAAGTGCCTTTTGAACAATTAGAAAAAGAATTGTTGGCTAAAGTAGGAAATGATAAAGAACAAACGGTTGTAGTGCGTATTCCTTTTAATCTTCAAGTACAAGATTTAGTAGATGTATTGCAAATCGGCGTGAAAAACAATATGAAATTTGTGATTGCTACGAATTCTAAATAA
- a CDS encoding MotA/TolQ/ExbB proton channel family protein has product MVGFFLQATVDTLAQVANQAAEGATKINAEISVLEFIFKGGFFLIPIALLFAYTIYVIVERTLYINRTTKTDHFLIKEVRTHLNNGNLELAIGAAERENNANARVVREGIMTIGRPIAEIESNMERQAQIELGEMEKKLGHLGLIAGMAPTLGFVGTISGVIKIFYSISITENISIGNISGGLYEKMISSGAGLIVGLFAYAGYHLLNGKIDHFMLNVQKQVLEFVNIIQRPNHGN; this is encoded by the coding sequence ATGGTTGGATTTTTTTTACAAGCCACAGTTGATACGCTAGCACAAGTTGCTAATCAGGCCGCCGAAGGGGCAACAAAAATAAATGCAGAAATTTCTGTTTTAGAATTTATTTTTAAAGGCGGTTTTTTTCTTATTCCGATTGCTTTGTTGTTTGCCTATACGATTTATGTAATTGTTGAGCGTACATTATACATCAACAGGACCACTAAAACAGATCATTTTTTAATCAAAGAAGTGCGTACACATTTAAATAATGGAAATCTTGAATTAGCTATTGGCGCGGCTGAAAGAGAGAATAACGCAAACGCAAGAGTAGTGAGAGAAGGTATTATGACTATTGGACGTCCTATTGCGGAGATAGAATCTAACATGGAGCGTCAGGCGCAAATTGAATTAGGTGAAATGGAAAAAAAGCTAGGGCATTTAGGGCTTATTGCTGGTATGGCGCCTACCCTTGGTTTCGTGGGAACAATTAGCGGTGTAATTAAAATTTTCTATAGCATATCGATTACCGAAAACATTAGTATAGGTAATATTTCTGGCGGTTTATATGAAAAAATGATTTCTTCAGGAGCAGGTCTTATCGTGGGACTTTTTGCTTATGCGGGATACCATTTATTAAATGGAAAAATTGATCATTTTATGTTAAATGTTCAAAAACAAGTATTAGAATTTGTAAACATTATTCAAAGACCAAATCATGGCAATTAA
- a CDS encoding bifunctional folylpolyglutamate synthase/dihydrofolate synthase, giving the protein MTYKETLEWLYNQLPMFQQVGSIAYKKDLTNTVALTQHLGNPHTKFKTIHVGGTNGKGSTSSMLASVLMEAGYKVGLYTSPHLKDFRERITINGKTISQKYVVNFVTKNKLFFAEHSLSFFEMTVGLAFQYFADQKVDVAVIEVGMGGRLDSTNIITPLVSVITTIGFDHMQFLGSTLEAIAGEKAGIIKPNVPVIIGEYTAATKVVFETKAKQENAKIIFAQDLDLPNYPSELKGLYQQQNKQTVIASCHELQKHFNLTETHIKKGIANVVTNTGLKGRWQLLQQNPTIICDTAHNSQGLALVMQQIKQEQFDNLHIVLGVVNDKDLTSILPLFPNTAVYYFCKPNVARGLDAKELQQRAATFGLKGKIYKSVKLAKRAVVRHSKPADFIYIGGSTFVVAEVI; this is encoded by the coding sequence ATGACCTATAAAGAAACACTTGAATGGCTTTATAATCAACTACCTATGTTTCAACAAGTGGGTAGCATTGCTTATAAAAAAGATTTAACAAATACAGTTGCATTAACACAGCATTTAGGCAATCCCCATACCAAATTTAAAACCATTCATGTAGGAGGAACAAACGGCAAAGGGTCAACTTCGAGCATGTTGGCTTCGGTTTTAATGGAAGCTGGATATAAAGTAGGACTCTACACTTCGCCACATCTTAAAGATTTTAGAGAGCGCATAACCATAAACGGTAAAACAATTAGTCAAAAGTATGTGGTGAATTTTGTAACCAAAAATAAACTTTTTTTTGCCGAACATAGTCTAAGTTTTTTTGAAATGACCGTTGGACTTGCCTTTCAATACTTTGCAGATCAAAAAGTAGATGTGGCAGTAATTGAAGTAGGTATGGGTGGACGGTTAGATTCTACTAATATAATAACACCTTTAGTTTCAGTTATAACCACTATTGGATTTGATCACATGCAGTTTTTGGGCTCTACCTTAGAAGCAATAGCTGGAGAAAAAGCAGGCATTATTAAACCAAACGTTCCCGTAATAATAGGTGAATATACTGCAGCAACCAAAGTTGTATTTGAAACTAAAGCCAAACAAGAAAATGCAAAAATCATATTTGCTCAAGACCTTGACCTACCCAATTATCCTTCAGAATTAAAAGGCTTATATCAGCAGCAAAATAAACAAACTGTTATTGCTAGCTGCCATGAGCTGCAAAAACATTTTAACCTCACAGAAACACATATTAAAAAAGGAATTGCTAATGTAGTTACTAACACAGGACTAAAAGGTAGATGGCAACTTTTACAACAAAACCCTACTATTATTTGCGACACCGCACATAACAGTCAAGGATTAGCACTAGTCATGCAACAAATCAAACAAGAACAATTTGACAACTTACATATTGTGTTGGGCGTGGTAAATGACAAAGACTTAACAAGTATATTGCCTTTATTTCCAAATACGGCTGTCTATTATTTTTGTAAACCTAACGTAGCACGAGGCTTAGACGCTAAAGAGTTACAACAAAGAGCAGCAACTTTTGGATTGAAAGGTAAAATTTATAAATCTGTAAAATTAGCTAAAAGAGCTGTTGTTAGACATAGTAAACCCGCTGATTTTATCTACATAGGAGGAAGCACATTTGTTGTAGCTGAAGTCATTTAA
- a CDS encoding recombinase family protein: MKNVILYVRVSTDEQAGRGYSLRDQEQKLLTYCQNNNLNVLHIFREDFSAKTFKRPEFKRLLDYCKKNKRDVHQMLFIKWDRFSRNTSESYQMIDVFNQLGIQINAIEQPLDLTIPEQGLMLAVYLSIPEVENQRRSLNVIAGMRRAFKEGRYVGNAPKGYSNGMDANKKPLLVPNEDAKYIQEGFELMATGIYNQKEVFNKLKTKGFKSSMTAIASVFRNHLYYGGVFVKAYKGEPEMIAQGIHEPIITKELFYKVQDVMDNRRHKYHVAHKKINENFPLKGFLNCPTCKKPLTASSSKGRSKHYTYYHCISPCNERYRIEDVNLWFEQFLKSITLDKEIQEVLYEMIKEELTSKKGKTELGPKHFESKKNIEAKLIRLQDLFIEGEIEKTEYLEAKKRYQALLQELKQKEEVEKDKKEVLKTYEFTLAKLLTIHYQYTNGDIDAKRKLIGSIFPEKFQFENKKVRTKDIHPLFLKISSINNLSQRTKKRTNPKKLNLSGMVGDEGFEPPTPSV; encoded by the coding sequence ATGAAAAACGTAATTCTCTATGTTAGGGTTTCTACAGATGAACAAGCGGGCAGAGGTTACTCGCTTAGAGACCAAGAACAAAAATTATTAACCTACTGTCAAAATAACAATCTAAATGTTTTACACATTTTTAGAGAAGATTTTTCAGCAAAGACATTCAAAAGACCTGAGTTTAAAAGGTTACTTGATTATTGTAAAAAGAATAAAAGAGATGTGCATCAAATGCTCTTTATTAAATGGGATAGATTTTCAAGAAATACATCAGAATCCTATCAAATGATAGATGTTTTTAATCAATTAGGAATTCAAATAAATGCTATTGAGCAACCATTGGATTTAACTATACCTGAACAAGGACTCATGTTAGCAGTTTATTTATCTATTCCAGAAGTAGAAAACCAACGTCGTTCATTAAATGTTATTGCTGGTATGCGTAGAGCATTTAAAGAGGGGCGCTATGTTGGAAATGCTCCCAAAGGTTATTCCAATGGAATGGATGCAAATAAAAAACCGCTATTAGTACCAAATGAAGATGCAAAATACATCCAAGAAGGATTTGAATTAATGGCAACAGGTATTTACAATCAAAAAGAAGTTTTTAATAAATTAAAAACTAAAGGTTTTAAATCTAGTATGACTGCTATTGCCTCTGTTTTTAGAAATCATCTCTACTATGGTGGCGTATTTGTAAAAGCATACAAAGGAGAACCTGAAATGATAGCTCAAGGAATACATGAACCTATTATAACAAAAGAACTTTTTTACAAAGTTCAAGATGTTATGGATAATAGAAGACATAAATACCATGTTGCACATAAAAAAATAAATGAGAACTTTCCTTTAAAGGGATTTTTAAATTGTCCTACATGCAAAAAACCACTTACAGCAAGTTCTTCTAAGGGTAGAAGTAAACATTATACCTATTACCATTGTATAAGCCCTTGTAATGAACGCTATAGAATAGAAGATGTAAATTTATGGTTTGAACAGTTTTTAAAATCGATTACTTTAGATAAGGAAATTCAAGAAGTATTGTATGAAATGATAAAAGAAGAATTAACTTCAAAAAAAGGAAAAACAGAATTAGGTCCAAAGCATTTTGAAAGTAAAAAGAATATTGAAGCGAAGTTAATACGATTACAAGATTTATTTATTGAAGGAGAAATTGAAAAAACGGAGTACTTAGAAGCTAAAAAAAGATACCAAGCACTACTTCAAGAATTAAAACAAAAGGAAGAAGTAGAAAAAGATAAAAAGGAAGTACTTAAAACATATGAGTTCACTTTGGCAAAGTTGCTAACTATTCATTATCAGTACACTAATGGAGATATTGATGCAAAAAGAAAATTAATTGGTTCGATATTTCCAGAAAAGTTTCAATTTGAAAATAAAAAAGTTCGAACCAAAGATATTCATCCGTTATTTTTGAAGATTTCCAGTATTAACAACCTTTCGCAAAGGACAAAAAAAAGGACAAATCCAAAAAAATTGAATTTGTCCGGGATGGTGGGCGATGAGGGGTTCGAACCCCCGACCCCCTCGGTGTAA